TGTTCTCGGGCAGTCCGGGGGCGTTTTCGAAACGGATCGAGAATTCCATCTCGTACTCCTGCAATTATTGCGGCGAAGACAGCTTTGCCATGCCGTATTTGGCAAGGAAAAGTGCTGTCAATTCAAGCTCCAACACACCGATGCCCGTCGATTTCGACAGGGACGCGAGCGTTGCGGGGGCGTGGGCGGCCATTTGCACTACGTTCCGGACCGTGCGTTCGGGCGGCATGATCCTGCGATCGTAGTGATCGCGCCCGTTCAGACGGTCGAGAGCCTTGATCTCGTCCACAGTAGGCACTTGAAGGATGGCAACTTCGGTCTGATCATTGACTATTTCAGCTGGATAACCGCGATAGAGCGCGAATGGATCAACCTCGATCGGGGAAACCGCGGAGGGGCTGAGACGTTTGGAGTGGGACTTGGCGACCTCGCGCCGCTCGGCAAGTTCGTCGGCAAGGCGGAGGTACTGGTTCATCACCGGCCTCAGATCGAAGTTCTGCGCGACATGCGCAGCCCCTGCCCGCCCCATCTTTTCCCGCAGGATCGGATCGCGCGCGAGGCGTTCGAGCGCGGCGAGGTAAGCGTCCTGATCAATCTCGGTCGCGTTGGACACGAGGCTGAGGTAGCCGAGATAACTGTCGCGACCATCGGCGAAACGGCTGGCAATCCGCGCGCCATTGCCCGCCCGCGCCATACGGGTCGGGATGAGGAACCCTGTCTCGCCGTGGCGCACCGTATCGCGGAAACCGTCCCAATCAGGCATGACCACAGGCAGCGAGGCTGCCATCGCCTCAATCGGAACGATGCCGAAGGTCTCCTGAATGTTGTCCACGGGCAGCGTGAAGATATCCGCACCGGACCAGATCGCGCGGCGCACCCACTCATCCCGCCCGTCGATGATGCGCGACGTGACCGAGGGGCATAGCGCAGCGGGGCCGTCGATGAAGAACCGCTCGTCATCTTCACGCCGCGCCCAACCGACCTGCCAGAGGTGGACGGGCCGATCCAAGCGCTGTGCGAGGCGTTCGAGTACTTGATAAAGCGGTACGGGATTGGCCTTTTCGCCCACTGTCAGGCGGCCCATGGTCATGATGACGATCGCAGCCTCGGGCACATCGAATTTGCCGCGCGCTTCGGCACGATAGTCACTGTTCCGGCGGAAATCGCTTGCATCAACGCTCAGCGGAATGACGGGCAGCTGCGGCAACGGGATGCGGGTTGCACCGAAACGGCGGCGAATGAACTCTGCGCTGAGGGCAAGCTGACGGCTCACCACCGTCTTGACCGCGCGGGAGGTGCATATGATCGCGTCCCACTCCTCG
Above is a window of Marivivens aquimaris DNA encoding:
- a CDS encoding glycosyltransferase family 4 protein codes for the protein MGTASAPAFFYHPDAVETAGKDLVGRRSAGQTALKAFIKHSPGPTLNIVTDTPKGQAAFEKVAAQLGADRPIDGAVLRSMDDFTRFGTVFFPVPGFNGATWRRQRFAPEACSLVGITHTVSTRRVIEQLHHQLLEPVEEWDAIICTSRAVKTVVSRQLALSAEFIRRRFGATRIPLPQLPVIPLSVDASDFRRNSDYRAEARGKFDVPEAAIVIMTMGRLTVGEKANPVPLYQVLERLAQRLDRPVHLWQVGWARREDDERFFIDGPAALCPSVTSRIIDGRDEWVRRAIWSGADIFTLPVDNIQETFGIVPIEAMAASLPVVMPDWDGFRDTVRHGETGFLIPTRMARAGNGARIASRFADGRDSYLGYLSLVSNATEIDQDAYLAALERLARDPILREKMGRAGAAHVAQNFDLRPVMNQYLRLADELAERREVAKSHSKRLSPSAVSPIEVDPFALYRGYPAEIVNDQTEVAILQVPTVDEIKALDRLNGRDHYDRRIMPPERTVRNVVQMAAHAPATLASLSKSTGIGVLELELTALFLAKYGMAKLSSPQ